In Subdoligranulum variabile, the genomic stretch AGGATCCAGCAGTACCGTCAGCGGGAAGTCCTTCACCACCAGACGGCGCACCGCCTCACAGCCGAGATCCGGCCAGGCAATAATTTCACAGCTTTCCACGCTGCGTGCCATGAGCGCGCCGGCACCGCCGATTGCCGCCAGATAAACTGCACCATTTTTCACCACAGAATCCTTCACTGCCTGGCTGCGCTTTCCTTTGCCAATCATGCAGGCAAGCCCCAGATCCAGCAGCCGCGGCGTATAGGCATCCATGCGGCCGGAGGTCGTAGGCCCCGCCGCGCCGATGGCACAACCGGGACGCTCCGGCGTGGGGCCCACATAATAGATCGCAGCCCCCTCGATGGGGAACGGCAGTTCCCTGCCTGCATCCAGCAATTCCATCATCCGTGCATGGGCGGCATCTCGCGCCGTATATACTACGCCGGAAAGCAGCACCGTATCCCCCGCGTGCAGCGGTGCCAGGTCAGATTTTTGAAGCGGGGTCTGCAAAACGTACTGCATCAGCATCCTCCCTGTTCCCGCGCCCGACGGCGCATTTCCTTGTATTCCTCGTGATGACGGTTCACAAATTCAAATTCCTTGTCGGTAATACTGGCAGCCCCTTGGTCCCCGTCCAGCGGAATATCAATGCTGCTGCGGACCGGACGACGCTTTTCCCCCACGCCGTCCAGGGAAATATCAATTTTACTCTTGCCCATCCTTACACCTCCCGGCTGGCCCGCCGCGTTACATGACAGCTCATGTTGACGGCCACCGGCAGACAGGCCACATGGGTAGGCCGCTGCTCAATGGAGACTCCCAGGCAGGTGGTCGCCCCACCGAACCCCTGCGGACCAAATCCTGTGGCGTTGATGGCATCCAGCAGTTCCTGCTCCAGCGCGGCATAGTACGGGTCGGCGTTGGGCTGGTCCAACGGGCGCAGCAACGCCTTTTTGGCCAGCGCAGCACAATGATCGAAGCTGCCGCCAATTCCGATGCCCAGCACGATGGGCGGGCAGGGATTGGCCCCTGCCTGCTTCACCGTCTCTAATACAAAATCCTTGACACCTTGTACTCCATCGGCGGGCTTGAGCATGGCCAGACGGCTCATGTTCTCGCTGCCAGCGCCTTTGGGTGCCACGGTGATTTTGCAGCCGCTGCCCGGCACCAGGTGTACTGTCAGAAAAGCCGGCGTATTGTCCCCCGTGTTGACACGCTGCAGCGGGTCCGCCGTGATGGACTTGCGCAGGTACGCCTTCTCATACCCACGGCGCACACCTTCATCTACCGCAGCGTTCAAGTCACCGTCGATGTGTACATCCTGGCCCAGTTCCAAAAAGACGCAGGCCATACCGGTATCCTGACAGATGGGCAATTCCTGTTCCGCCGCCACGCAGAGGTTTTTCTGCAGAAGGCCCAGCGTTTCCTTGGCCAACGGCCAGGGCTCCGCAGATTCCGCCCGGTCCAGTGCTGCTTTGACATCGGTGGGCAGACTGGTGTTGGCTTCAATACACAGCGCCTCCACGGCGTCCCGGATGATGTCAGCGCTCAGTTCCCGAATGTTGCTCATACCCGTGCCACACCGCTTTCCCGGGCCGCCTGGGCTACCGCCGCTGCCACCGCTTCGGGCACACGGGGATCAAACGCCTTGGGCAGAATGTTTTCCTCGTTCAGCTCTTCATCGGGAATCAGACCGGCAATGGCCTTGGCGGCTGCCATCTTCATGGCCGGGTTGATGTCCCGTGCCCGCACCGACAGCGCGCCCTTGAAAATGCCCGGGAATGCCAGGACGTTGTTGACCTGATTGGGGAAATCCGAGCGGCCGGTGCCGATGACCCGGATACCCGCTGCCTTCGCCTGGTCGGGCATGATCTCCGGCGTGGGGTTGGCCATGGCAAAAACAATGGCGTCAGGGGCCATCGTCGCGGCAAGTTCCGGCGTCAACGCCCCCGCAATGGAAGTTCCGATAAAGACGTCCGCACCGCGGATGGCTTCCGCCAGACCGCCGCTGAGTTTTTCAGGGTTGGTTTCCTCCGCCAGCTTTGCCTTATGACCGTCCAGTCCTTCGGGGCGACCCGGCACCAGAATGCCATGTTCATCCACGGCAATAATATGCCTGGCCCCCGCCACCTGCAGCATATGAATGATGGCAGTTCCGGCGGCACCGGGGCCATTTTGCACAATGCGCACATCTTCGATGCGCTTGCCCACCACTTTCAGGGCATTGAGAACGCCGGCCAGCACAATGATGGCCGTACCGTGCTGATCGTCATGGAAGACCGGGATATCCAGATCCCGTTCCAGTTCTGCCTCGATTTCGAAGCACTCCGGGCTGCGGATATCTTCCAGATTGATCCCGCCGAAAGTAGGTGCGATGGCCTTGACGGCCGCAACCACTTCCTCCTTGGTTTTGGCATTCAGGCAGATGGGGAAAGCATCCACACCGCCGAATTCTTTGAACAGCACACATTTGCCCTCCATAACCGGCAGGCCGGCTTCGGGGCCGATGTTGCCCAGGCCCAGTACCGCAGTACCGTTGGTCACCACAGCCACCGTCCGGCCCTTGAGCGTGTAGGTGTAGACGTCGTCGGGGTTGGCCACGATCTTGCGGCAGGGTTCGGCTACGCCCGGCGTGTAAGCCGTAGAGAGCGCGTCCTTATCCTTGCAGGGGACCAGACTCTGCACCGTCAGTTTGCCGGGGCCTTTGGCGTGCAGTTCGAGAGCGGCTTGATTGTAGTCCATATGTTTTCCTCTTTCCCTTAGTTTTCCTTATGTACGGAAGGTGCGTACTCAGGTTCCAGTTTGATGACGCAGAAATGATCCGGCCATTTCTGCTGTACGGCGGTGCGCAGGCCCGCCACCAGTTTGGCGCCGCGGCGCTGTTTGTCGGCAATATATTCTGCCGGAACTGCGCAGTCAAAAATCACGTTGGTATGGGAGGGTCCCGGCACAATGCGCAGGTCGTGGATGTTGGCTTCCGGCTCCAGTTCCGCCACCTTTTCCGCCAGGAAACGACGGATCTCATCCACATGGGCGTTGCCGGTCACGATGGGATCATAGTGGATCGTGGCAATCATCCCGTCCTGCACCAGAAGATCCTTCTCAATGGTATCAATGACGTCGTGGCTCTGCATCACATCCCCTTTTGCATCCATCTCGATATGGAAGCTGACCAGGCGGTTGCCGGGACCATAGTCATGGATCATCAGGTCATGGATACCGAGTACACCGGGATAGCCCAGCGCCTTTTTTTCGATGTGCTCCACCAGTTCCGGGTCCGGAGCAGCGCCAAGGATCGGGTCAATGGTATCCCGCACCAGCTGGATGCCGCTGTACAGGATGAACGCCGCCACGCCCAGGCCCATGATGCCATCAATGCGGTTAAAGCCGGTCACAAACGTCAGCACCGAGGCCACCAGAACCGTAGCCGTGGTGATCACATCGTTGCGGGCGTCCGCAGCGGTAGCCATCAAGGTTTCGGACTGGATGGTACGGCCGATTTTGCGGTTCAGCACGCTCATCCACAGTTTGACAAGGATGGAGGCGACAAGCACGGCCACCGTCAGCCAGCCGAACTGCACATCGGTGGGATGCAGTACCTTGGCAAAACTCTCCTTGAACAGTTCCACGCCGATGACAAGTATCATCACCGAAACCGCCAGCCCCGCCAGGTATTCATACCGGGCATGACCGTAGGGATGCTCGGAATCCGCGGGGCGCGAGCCCAGTTTGAAGCCCACGAGACTCACAAGGTTGGAACTGGCATCTGACAAGTTGTTCATGCCGTCTGCGGTAATGGAAACACTGCCTGCCAGCGTGCCGACAGCCGTTTTTCCGGCGAAAAGCAGCAAGTTACAGACGACGCTGACAATACATGCCAGATTGCCGTAGGCCGTGCGCACGGCACGGTTGGCAGTGTTCTCATGATTTTTGATGAAAGTACGGATCAGCAGATCTACCAACCCGTTCTCCCCCTTTCAGAAAACGGCGGACCCCAAAAGTCCGCCGTCGTTTGGATTCTTCAGATGTAAAAATCAGTCACGGACGATGCAGGCATCGCGCTCGGGACCAACGGAAATGTACTTGATCTTGCAGCCCACCAGCTCTTCCAGGCGCTTGACGTAGTTCTGCGCCTCGACGGGCAGATCCTCGAACTTGCGCACGCCGGTGATGTCGCAGTGCCAGCCGGGCATCTTCTCCACTACAGGCTGGGCATCATCCAGCGTCTTGCCCATGGGGAAACGGGTGGTCAGGCTGCCGTCGGACAGACGGTACTGGGTAACAATGGGCACTTCCTCCATGTAGTCCAGCACATCCAGCAGGGTTACCGCCAGTTCATCACAGCCCTGGCACTGGACGCCGTAGCGGCTGGCCACTGCGTCGAAAGGACCGACGCGGCGCGGACGGCCGGTGGCTGCGCCATACTCATGGCCGTGCTCACGCAGGACGTTCTTTTCCTCCTCGGTCATGGCCAGCTCGGTGGTGAAGGGGCCTTCGCCGACACAGGAAGAATAGGCCTTCATGATACCGATGGAGAGGTTCAGCTTGTGGCCAGGGATCCCTGCACCGATGGGCGCGTAGGCACCGATGGTGTTGGAAGAAGAAGTATAGGGATAAATGCCGAAATCGATGTCGCGCAGAGCCCCCAGCTGGGCCTCGAACATGATCTTCTTGCCGGCCTCATCCGCCTCAGCCAGATACTGGCCCACATCGCAGATGTACGGAGCAAAGACCTTGGCGTAGTGCTCGCACCAGGCCCACATTTCTTCAACACTGACGGGCTTCTGGCCATAGATGTTCACCATGGTCAGGTTCTTGGACTCCACAATGGTGGCCAGGCGCTTTTTGACGCCCTCATCCATATGGCACAGATCCCCCATGCGCAGCGTCTTCTTCATGTATTTGTCGCCGTAGGTGTAGGCGATGCCGCGCTTGGTGGAACCGAACTGGGCACCGGTCTTGGACAGACGTTCTTCCTCCAGACCGTCCTGGGCGACATGGAACGGCATGGTGATGGTGGCGCGGTCAGAGATTTTCAGGTTGGCCGGGCTGATCTCGATGCCCTTCTCGGTGAGGGAGGCGATCTCCTTCTCGAGATGTTCGGGGTCAATGACCATGCCGCCACCCATGACGCAGACGACCTCGGGACGCAGAATGCCCGACGGGATCAGGTTCAGAATGAACTTGCCGCGTTCGTTCTTGACGGTGTGGCCGGCGTTGTCGCCGCCCTGATAGCGCGCAACAATGTCATAGTCCTGGCTGAGCAGGTCCACCATGCGGCCCTTGCCCTCGTCGCCCCAGTTGATACCGGTGATTGCAGTAAGCATACTTTTTACCTCTTTTGCAGTTTCCTTCGGCATTTCAGCCTTTTCCGGACTCCCCGGGATCCGCTGCCGTTGTTTATTATAACACACTCCCCAGGGGATTTCCATACCCGTTTTGCTCCGGATTCGGATTTTCTCGACTGGTGGCCGGGGTTTTCCTCTTGATTTTACCGCGGCAACCCCTTACAATAGAAACTAATTCATAAAAAACGGATGCGGGCCAGTGACCCGCTCATAAAAAGGAGCGGAAAAGTATGAGTCAGAATTATTCCATCAATACCCTGTGCGTACAGGGCGGTTATCATCCCGGCAACGGCGAACCGCGCCAGATTCCCATTGTGCAGAGCACGACCTTCAAGTACGACAGTTCCGACGAGATGGGCAAGCTGTTTGACCTCGAGGCCAGCGGCTATTTCTATTCCCGCCTGCAGAACCCCACCTGCGACACCGTCGCCGCCAAGATTACCGAACTGGAAGGCGGCACCGCGGGTATGCTGACCAGCTCCGGTCAGGCAGCCAACTTCTTTGCACTGTTCAACCTCTGCAACGCAGGAGACCACATCGTTTCCTCCAGCTCCATTTACGGCGGCACATTCAATCTGATCGCCGTCACCATGGCCAAGATGGGCATCACCGCCACCTTTGTCTCCCCTGACTGCACTGAGGAAGAGCTGGACGCCGCCTTCACCCCCAACACCAAGGTAGTCTTCGGCGAAACCATCGCCAACCCCGCCCTGACCGTGCTGGACATTGAAAAGTTTGCTGCCGCGGCCCATCGCCACGGCGTGCCCCTGGTAGTGGACAACACCTTTGCCACGCCGGTCAACTGCCGTCCTCTCTCCTGGGGTGCCGACATCGTGACCCACTCCACCACCAAATACATGGACGGCCATGGCGGCTGCGTGGGCGGTGCCATCGTGGACGGCGGCAAGTTTGACTGGATGGCCCATGCCGACAAGTTCCCCGGCCTGACCACCCCCGACGAGAGCTATCACGGCATCACCTATGCCGAGCGCTTCGGCAAGGAAGGCGCCTTCATCACCAAGGCGACCGCCCAACTGATGCGCGACCTAGGCTGTGTGCAGAGCCCTATGAGCGCCTACATGCTGAACCTGGGCCTGGAAAGCCTGCATGTGCGGATGGCCCGCCACTGCGAGAACGGTCAGGCTGTGGCTGAGTTCCTGGCTTCTCATCCCAAAATCGCCTATGTGAACTACTGCGGTCTGCCCGGCGACAAGTACCACGCCCTGGCCCAGAAGTATCTGCCCAACGGCTCCTGCGGCGTCGTCAGCTTTGGCGTCAAGGGCGGCCGTGAGGCGGCTGCCAACTTCATGGCCCATCTGAAAGTGGCCGCCATCGAGACCCATGTGGCCGATGCCCGCACCTGCTGCCTGCATCCCGCGAGCAGCACCCACCGCCAGATGAACGATGAGCAGCTCATCGCCGCCGGCGTACAGCCCGATCTGGTCCGCATGAGCTGCGGTCTGGAGGACAAGCGCGACCTCATTGCCGACATCGAGCAGGCACTGGCGCAGATCTGAGCGTTTCCAAGGAAGTCTTGAAAAGGGAGCGATTCTATGCCGCTGATTATCCCCAAAGAACTGCCCGCCTATGACGAGCTTTCCCGGGAAAATGTCTTTGTCATGCACCGCGAGCGTGCGCAGAGTCAGAACATCCGTCCTCTGCGCATCCTGATTCTCAACCTGATGCCCACCAAGATCGTCACCGAGACCCAGCTGGCCCGTCTTCTGGCCAACAGCCCGCTGCAGGTGCAGATCACCCTGCTGAAAACTGCCACCCACGATGCGTCGCATACCTCCCCTGAGCATATGCAGGCGTTTTACAAGACCTTTGACGAGATCAAGAATGAGCGGTTTGACGGCATGATCATCACCGGTGCGCCGTTGGAAGATCTGGACTACCAGGACGTGGACTACTGGGACGAGCTGTGCACGATCATGGACTACACCAAGAAAAACGTCTATTCCACGATCCACCTGTGCTGGGGTGCCCTGGCAGGACTGTATTATCACTTTGGAATTCCCACGGTGCATCTGCCGCAGAAGATGTTCGGTGTCTTTGAGCACCGGGTGACCCGTCCTTCCAATCCGCTGGTGCGCGGTTTCGACGAGGTATTTTACGCGCCTCACAGCCGGTGGGCCGGCCTGGACCGGGCCGCCATCGATGCCTGTCCCGATCTGCGCATCCTGGCGGAGAGCGACGTGGCCGGGCCCATGCTGCTGTCCACCGAATCGGGCCGTCAGATCTTTGTCATCGGGCATCCCGAGTATGACAAATACACGCTGGATGCCGAGTACAAGCGCGACGTGGCAGCCGGCAAGCCCATCAACATTCCCTGCAACTACTACCCCGACGACGACCCCAGCCGGGATCCTTTGTTCCGCTGGCGTGCCCACGGGTATCTCTTGTACACCAACTGGCTCAACTATTA encodes the following:
- a CDS encoding NAD(P)-dependent malic enzyme — its product is MDYNQAALELHAKGPGKLTVQSLVPCKDKDALSTAYTPGVAEPCRKIVANPDDVYTYTLKGRTVAVVTNGTAVLGLGNIGPEAGLPVMEGKCVLFKEFGGVDAFPICLNAKTKEEVVAAVKAIAPTFGGINLEDIRSPECFEIEAELERDLDIPVFHDDQHGTAIIVLAGVLNALKVVGKRIEDVRIVQNGPGAAGTAIIHMLQVAGARHIIAVDEHGILVPGRPEGLDGHKAKLAEETNPEKLSGGLAEAIRGADVFIGTSIAGALTPELAATMAPDAIVFAMANPTPEIMPDQAKAAGIRVIGTGRSDFPNQVNNVLAFPGIFKGALSVRARDINPAMKMAAAKAIAGLIPDEELNEENILPKAFDPRVPEAVAAAVAQAARESGVARV
- a CDS encoding Fe-S-containing hydro-lyase; its protein translation is MQYVLQTPLQKSDLAPLHAGDTVLLSGVVYTARDAAHARMMELLDAGRELPFPIEGAAIYYVGPTPERPGCAIGAAGPTTSGRMDAYTPRLLDLGLACMIGKGKRSQAVKDSVVKNGAVYLAAIGGAGALMARSVESCEIIAWPDLGCEAVRRLVVKDFPLTVLLDPHGGDLYESGPAAYLASLQ
- a CDS encoding adenylosuccinate synthase is translated as MLTAITGINWGDEGKGRMVDLLSQDYDIVARYQGGDNAGHTVKNERGKFILNLIPSGILRPEVVCVMGGGMVIDPEHLEKEIASLTEKGIEISPANLKISDRATITMPFHVAQDGLEEERLSKTGAQFGSTKRGIAYTYGDKYMKKTLRMGDLCHMDEGVKKRLATIVESKNLTMVNIYGQKPVSVEEMWAWCEHYAKVFAPYICDVGQYLAEADEAGKKIMFEAQLGALRDIDFGIYPYTSSSNTIGAYAPIGAGIPGHKLNLSIGIMKAYSSCVGEGPFTTELAMTEEEKNVLREHGHEYGAATGRPRRVGPFDAVASRYGVQCQGCDELAVTLLDVLDYMEEVPIVTQYRLSDGSLTTRFPMGKTLDDAQPVVEKMPGWHCDITGVRKFEDLPVEAQNYVKRLEELVGCKIKYISVGPERDACIVRD
- a CDS encoding cation diffusion facilitator family transporter, with protein sequence MVDLLIRTFIKNHENTANRAVRTAYGNLACIVSVVCNLLLFAGKTAVGTLAGSVSITADGMNNLSDASSNLVSLVGFKLGSRPADSEHPYGHARYEYLAGLAVSVMILVIGVELFKESFAKVLHPTDVQFGWLTVAVLVASILVKLWMSVLNRKIGRTIQSETLMATAADARNDVITTATVLVASVLTFVTGFNRIDGIMGLGVAAFILYSGIQLVRDTIDPILGAAPDPELVEHIEKKALGYPGVLGIHDLMIHDYGPGNRLVSFHIEMDAKGDVMQSHDVIDTIEKDLLVQDGMIATIHYDPIVTGNAHVDEIRRFLAEKVAELEPEANIHDLRIVPGPSHTNVIFDCAVPAEYIADKQRRGAKLVAGLRTAVQQKWPDHFCVIKLEPEYAPSVHKEN
- the metA gene encoding homoserine O-acetyltransferase MetA, producing the protein MPLIIPKELPAYDELSRENVFVMHRERAQSQNIRPLRILILNLMPTKIVTETQLARLLANSPLQVQITLLKTATHDASHTSPEHMQAFYKTFDEIKNERFDGMIITGAPLEDLDYQDVDYWDELCTIMDYTKKNVYSTIHLCWGALAGLYYHFGIPTVHLPQKMFGVFEHRVTRPSNPLVRGFDEVFYAPHSRWAGLDRAAIDACPDLRILAESDVAGPMLLSTESGRQIFVIGHPEYDKYTLDAEYKRDVAAGKPINIPCNYYPDDDPSRDPLFRWRAHGYLLYTNWLNYYVYQDTPYDLSQLEALKK
- a CDS encoding O-acetylhomoserine aminocarboxypropyltransferase/cysteine synthase family protein, with protein sequence MSQNYSINTLCVQGGYHPGNGEPRQIPIVQSTTFKYDSSDEMGKLFDLEASGYFYSRLQNPTCDTVAAKITELEGGTAGMLTSSGQAANFFALFNLCNAGDHIVSSSSIYGGTFNLIAVTMAKMGITATFVSPDCTEEELDAAFTPNTKVVFGETIANPALTVLDIEKFAAAAHRHGVPLVVDNTFATPVNCRPLSWGADIVTHSTTKYMDGHGGCVGGAIVDGGKFDWMAHADKFPGLTTPDESYHGITYAERFGKEGAFITKATAQLMRDLGCVQSPMSAYMLNLGLESLHVRMARHCENGQAVAEFLASHPKIAYVNYCGLPGDKYHALAQKYLPNGSCGVVSFGVKGGREAAANFMAHLKVAAIETHVADARTCCLHPASSTHRQMNDEQLIAAGVQPDLVRMSCGLEDKRDLIADIEQALAQI
- a CDS encoding fumarate hydratase, coding for MRELSADIIRDAVEALCIEANTSLPTDVKAALDRAESAEPWPLAKETLGLLQKNLCVAAEQELPICQDTGMACVFLELGQDVHIDGDLNAAVDEGVRRGYEKAYLRKSITADPLQRVNTGDNTPAFLTVHLVPGSGCKITVAPKGAGSENMSRLAMLKPADGVQGVKDFVLETVKQAGANPCPPIVLGIGIGGSFDHCAALAKKALLRPLDQPNADPYYAALEQELLDAINATGFGPQGFGGATTCLGVSIEQRPTHVACLPVAVNMSCHVTRRASREV